Proteins encoded together in one Carya illinoinensis cultivar Pawnee chromosome 3, C.illinoinensisPawnee_v1, whole genome shotgun sequence window:
- the LOC122302480 gene encoding 3-dehydroquinate synthase homolog isoform X2 codes for MLVLPLLKITIFELVQAPYKWNPCRSNSWAKHHSSNSKNFPSVAMRASHSSMTSSSGSYEKSKSVWIWTENKEVLTASVERGWNTFVFSSRHRQLAHEWSSIALISPLYAEEGEIFDSESKRVATIFEVSNPQELQQLQPAIGHAENVVIDLLDWQVIPAENIVAAFQGHQTKVFAISKNHSEAQVFLEALEHGLGGVILKVEDAEDVLQLKDYFDRRNEVNNLLSLTKATVIRVQVAGMGDRVCVDLCSLMRPGEGLLVGSFARGLFLVHSECLESNYIASRPFRVNAGPVHTYVAIPGGKTCYLSELKSGKEVIVVDQKGQQRTAIVGRVKIETRPLILVEAKRDSDDQPLYSILLQNAETVALVCPHQGNGLQKTAIPVTSLKVGDEVMLRLQGGARHTGIEIEEFIVEN; via the exons ATGCTGGTTCTTCCGTTGCTCAAAATTACCATCTTTGAACTGGTTCAAGCTCCAT ATAAATGGAACCCGTGCAGATCAAATTCCTGGGCCAAACACCATTCTTCGAATTCTAAAAACTTTCCTTCTGTCGCAATGCGTGCTTCTCATTCGTCTATGACGTCGTCTTCTGGTTCGTACGAGAAATCGAAGAGCGTGTGGATTTGGACGGAAAACAAAGAGGTCCTGACGGCCTCGGTGGAGAGAGGATGGAATACTTTCGTTTTCTCGTCTCGACATCGACAACTTGCTCATGAGTGGTCTT CCATTGCCTTAATAAGTCCTCTCTATGCTGAAGAGGGAGAGATTTTTGATAGTGAGAGTAAAAGGGTTGCCACGATTTTTGAGGTTTCGAATCCCCAAGAATTACAGCAGCTGCAACCTGCAATTGGGCACGCGGAGAATGTTGTTATTGATTTACTAGATTGGCAG GTAATTCCAGCGGAGAATATTGTTGCAGCATTCCAAGGCCATCAAACAAAAGTGTTTGCGATCTCAAAAAATCATTCTGAAGCTCAAGTCTTCCTTGAG GCCCTGGAGCATGGTCTGGGTGGAGTTATCTTAAAAGTTGAAGACGCTGAAGATGTTCTTCAGCTAAAG GACTATTTTGACAGAAGAAATGAAGTGAACAACCTTTTGAGCTTGACCAAAGCCACTGTAATTCGAGTTCAAGTTGCTGGAATGGGAGATCGAGTTTGTGTCGATCTTTGCAGCCTCATGAGACCCGGTGAAGGACTTCTG GTTGGATCTTTTGCAAGGGGATTATTCCTCGTGCACTCAGAATGCTTGGAGTCAAATTATATTGCAAGCAGGCCTTTTCGAGTTAATGCA GGACCAGTACACACCTATGTTGCCATTCCAGGGGGAAAGACTTGCTACCTTTCTGAGTTAAAATCGGGCAAAGAGGTGATAGTAGTTGATCAAAAAGGCCAACAACGAACTGCAATTGTTGGGCGTGTGAAGATTGAGACTAGACCACTAATTCTTGTTGAGGCAAag AGAGATTCGGATGACCAACCTTTGTACAGCATCCTTCTACAGAATGCAGAGACTGTTGCTCTTGTTTGTCCCCATCAAG GAAATGGGCTGCAAAAAACAGCAATTCCTGTAACTTCACTCAAAGTTGGAGATGAAGTTATGCTAAGACTACAAGGAGGGGCCCGACATACAGGAATAGAAATCGAAGAATTCATTGTGGAGAATTGA
- the LOC122302480 gene encoding 3-dehydroquinate synthase homolog isoform X1, whose amino-acid sequence MLVLPLLKITIFELVQAPSERIFADKWNPCRSNSWAKHHSSNSKNFPSVAMRASHSSMTSSSGSYEKSKSVWIWTENKEVLTASVERGWNTFVFSSRHRQLAHEWSSIALISPLYAEEGEIFDSESKRVATIFEVSNPQELQQLQPAIGHAENVVIDLLDWQVIPAENIVAAFQGHQTKVFAISKNHSEAQVFLEALEHGLGGVILKVEDAEDVLQLKDYFDRRNEVNNLLSLTKATVIRVQVAGMGDRVCVDLCSLMRPGEGLLVGSFARGLFLVHSECLESNYIASRPFRVNAGPVHTYVAIPGGKTCYLSELKSGKEVIVVDQKGQQRTAIVGRVKIETRPLILVEAKRDSDDQPLYSILLQNAETVALVCPHQGNGLQKTAIPVTSLKVGDEVMLRLQGGARHTGIEIEEFIVEN is encoded by the exons ATGCTGGTTCTTCCGTTGCTCAAAATTACCATCTTTGAACTGGTTCAAGCTCCAT CTGAACGAATCTTCGCAGATAAATGGAACCCGTGCAGATCAAATTCCTGGGCCAAACACCATTCTTCGAATTCTAAAAACTTTCCTTCTGTCGCAATGCGTGCTTCTCATTCGTCTATGACGTCGTCTTCTGGTTCGTACGAGAAATCGAAGAGCGTGTGGATTTGGACGGAAAACAAAGAGGTCCTGACGGCCTCGGTGGAGAGAGGATGGAATACTTTCGTTTTCTCGTCTCGACATCGACAACTTGCTCATGAGTGGTCTT CCATTGCCTTAATAAGTCCTCTCTATGCTGAAGAGGGAGAGATTTTTGATAGTGAGAGTAAAAGGGTTGCCACGATTTTTGAGGTTTCGAATCCCCAAGAATTACAGCAGCTGCAACCTGCAATTGGGCACGCGGAGAATGTTGTTATTGATTTACTAGATTGGCAG GTAATTCCAGCGGAGAATATTGTTGCAGCATTCCAAGGCCATCAAACAAAAGTGTTTGCGATCTCAAAAAATCATTCTGAAGCTCAAGTCTTCCTTGAG GCCCTGGAGCATGGTCTGGGTGGAGTTATCTTAAAAGTTGAAGACGCTGAAGATGTTCTTCAGCTAAAG GACTATTTTGACAGAAGAAATGAAGTGAACAACCTTTTGAGCTTGACCAAAGCCACTGTAATTCGAGTTCAAGTTGCTGGAATGGGAGATCGAGTTTGTGTCGATCTTTGCAGCCTCATGAGACCCGGTGAAGGACTTCTG GTTGGATCTTTTGCAAGGGGATTATTCCTCGTGCACTCAGAATGCTTGGAGTCAAATTATATTGCAAGCAGGCCTTTTCGAGTTAATGCA GGACCAGTACACACCTATGTTGCCATTCCAGGGGGAAAGACTTGCTACCTTTCTGAGTTAAAATCGGGCAAAGAGGTGATAGTAGTTGATCAAAAAGGCCAACAACGAACTGCAATTGTTGGGCGTGTGAAGATTGAGACTAGACCACTAATTCTTGTTGAGGCAAag AGAGATTCGGATGACCAACCTTTGTACAGCATCCTTCTACAGAATGCAGAGACTGTTGCTCTTGTTTGTCCCCATCAAG GAAATGGGCTGCAAAAAACAGCAATTCCTGTAACTTCACTCAAAGTTGGAGATGAAGTTATGCTAAGACTACAAGGAGGGGCCCGACATACAGGAATAGAAATCGAAGAATTCATTGTGGAGAATTGA
- the LOC122302480 gene encoding 3-dehydroquinate synthase homolog isoform X3 encodes MLVLPLLKITIFELVQAPSERIFADKWNPCRSNSWAKHHSSNSKNFPSVAMRASHSSMTSSSGSYEKSKSVWIWTENKEVLTASVERGWNTFVFSSRHRQLAHEWSSIALISPLYAEEGEIFDSESKRVATIFEVSNPQELQQLQPAIGHAENVVIDLLDWQVIPAENIVAAFQGHQTKVFAISKNHSEAQVFLEALEHGLGGVILKVEDAEDVLQLKDYFDRRNEVNNLLSLTKATVIRVQVAGMGDRVCVDLCSLMRPGEGLLVGSFARGLFLVHSECLESNYIASRPFRVNAGPVHTYVAIPGGKTCYLSELKSGKEVIVVDQKGQQRTAIVGRVKIETRPLILVEAKEMGCKKQQFL; translated from the exons ATGCTGGTTCTTCCGTTGCTCAAAATTACCATCTTTGAACTGGTTCAAGCTCCAT CTGAACGAATCTTCGCAGATAAATGGAACCCGTGCAGATCAAATTCCTGGGCCAAACACCATTCTTCGAATTCTAAAAACTTTCCTTCTGTCGCAATGCGTGCTTCTCATTCGTCTATGACGTCGTCTTCTGGTTCGTACGAGAAATCGAAGAGCGTGTGGATTTGGACGGAAAACAAAGAGGTCCTGACGGCCTCGGTGGAGAGAGGATGGAATACTTTCGTTTTCTCGTCTCGACATCGACAACTTGCTCATGAGTGGTCTT CCATTGCCTTAATAAGTCCTCTCTATGCTGAAGAGGGAGAGATTTTTGATAGTGAGAGTAAAAGGGTTGCCACGATTTTTGAGGTTTCGAATCCCCAAGAATTACAGCAGCTGCAACCTGCAATTGGGCACGCGGAGAATGTTGTTATTGATTTACTAGATTGGCAG GTAATTCCAGCGGAGAATATTGTTGCAGCATTCCAAGGCCATCAAACAAAAGTGTTTGCGATCTCAAAAAATCATTCTGAAGCTCAAGTCTTCCTTGAG GCCCTGGAGCATGGTCTGGGTGGAGTTATCTTAAAAGTTGAAGACGCTGAAGATGTTCTTCAGCTAAAG GACTATTTTGACAGAAGAAATGAAGTGAACAACCTTTTGAGCTTGACCAAAGCCACTGTAATTCGAGTTCAAGTTGCTGGAATGGGAGATCGAGTTTGTGTCGATCTTTGCAGCCTCATGAGACCCGGTGAAGGACTTCTG GTTGGATCTTTTGCAAGGGGATTATTCCTCGTGCACTCAGAATGCTTGGAGTCAAATTATATTGCAAGCAGGCCTTTTCGAGTTAATGCA GGACCAGTACACACCTATGTTGCCATTCCAGGGGGAAAGACTTGCTACCTTTCTGAGTTAAAATCGGGCAAAGAGGTGATAGTAGTTGATCAAAAAGGCCAACAACGAACTGCAATTGTTGGGCGTGTGAAGATTGAGACTAGACCACTAATTCTTGTTGAGGCAAag GAAATGGGCTGCAAAAAACAGCAATTCCTGTAA